A genomic stretch from Moraxella nasicaprae includes:
- a CDS encoding efflux RND transporter periplasmic adaptor subunit, protein MNYKTTSTIKFRHLKWLIFAIIIGILAFFAYRQLNPTPTAPTYLTGTVETGSIENSVMASGKIEAISTVDVGAQVSGEITKLYVEVGDQVKKGDLIAQISQVNQKNIVANNEASLQQAQASLAQAEGELASKQGDVIVAAANIETKEAELSKAQASFDRLKGLIEINAISQEEYDNARSAVAVAKAAVSSAKANHSNALIAVQNAKTAIASQQAAIVKAQNDVHTAQEDLSHTIIRAPIDGTVISVSQKQGTTVNANQSAPTIVTLADLNRVRINAQISEADVVKIDAHFPIKFNIIGNPEQKFDASLSGIEPAPKTVSGSNDDAAVYYIAYAYVDNPDGKFRIDMTTQVNIIINQAKNTLIIPSSAIIEKEGKNWVRVKGDDGFAKEIPVQVGINNRVNAQILSGLKQGDTIILGEANADEKKEKSNNRGNRPPMM, encoded by the coding sequence ATGAATTATAAGACAACCAGCACGATTAAATTTCGCCATCTAAAATGGCTGATATTTGCCATCATCATTGGTATTTTGGCATTTTTTGCCTATCGACAACTCAATCCCACGCCTACTGCTCCCACCTATCTGACTGGCACGGTGGAAACGGGCTCAATCGAAAATAGCGTGATGGCCTCTGGCAAAATCGAAGCAATCTCAACAGTCGATGTTGGGGCTCAGGTATCGGGCGAAATTACCAAGCTGTATGTGGAAGTTGGCGACCAAGTCAAAAAAGGCGATTTGATTGCTCAGATTAGCCAAGTTAATCAAAAAAACATCGTCGCCAATAATGAAGCCAGCCTACAACAAGCCCAAGCCAGCCTTGCCCAAGCCGAAGGTGAACTTGCCAGCAAACAAGGCGATGTCATCGTGGCAGCTGCCAACATCGAAACCAAAGAAGCAGAACTTTCCAAAGCCCAAGCCAGTTTTGATAGACTAAAAGGTCTGATTGAGATTAACGCCATCAGCCAAGAAGAATATGACAATGCTCGCTCAGCGGTTGCGGTCGCAAAAGCTGCGGTATCATCTGCCAAAGCCAATCATAGCAACGCCCTGATTGCCGTACAAAATGCCAAAACCGCCATCGCAAGTCAGCAAGCAGCTATCGTTAAAGCCCAAAATGATGTTCACACCGCCCAAGAAGATTTGAGCCATACCATCATTCGAGCCCCTATTGATGGCACGGTCATCAGCGTCAGCCAAAAGCAAGGCACAACCGTCAATGCCAATCAATCTGCCCCAACCATTGTCACGCTCGCCGACCTCAACCGTGTGCGTATCAATGCCCAAATCTCAGAAGCAGATGTGGTCAAGATTGATGCTCATTTTCCCATTAAGTTTAACATCATTGGTAATCCAGAACAAAAATTTGATGCCAGTCTAAGCGGTATCGAACCTGCCCCAAAAACCGTCAGTGGCAGCAATGATGATGCGGCTGTCTATTATATTGCTTATGCCTATGTCGATAATCCTGATGGTAAGTTTCGCATTGACATGACGACACAGGTTAACATCATCATCAACCAAGCTAAAAATACACTCATCATTCCCTCCTCTGCCATTATTGAAAAAGAGGGCAAGAACTGGGTTCGCGTCAAAGGCGATGATGGTTTTGCCAAAGAAATCCCCGTGCAAGTTGGTATCAATAATCGTGTCAATGCCCAGATTTTATCAGGTCTAAAACAAGGCGACACCATCATCTTGGGCGAAGCGAATGCTGATGAGAAAAAAGAAAAATCCAATAATCGTGGCAATCGCCCACCGATGATGTAG
- a CDS encoding MacB family efflux pump subunit: MTSIVPKKPLIQLSNLTRDFQAGESSVRILHSIDLTLYQGEMVAIIGQSGSGKSTLMNILGCLDKASSGSYHIYGRPVDHMDAQELAKLRREHFGFIFQRYHLLGDINAKDNVIIPAVYAGMDKTYREQRAGDLLDSLGLGDKQNNRPNQLSGGQQQRVSIARALMNGGDIILADEPTGALDSRSGIEVMNILHGLKEAGHTIIMVTHDPKLAAQAQRVIELKDGHIIADYYTQHLTDDTKPVTLANTTKHDNKNTLFGFFDRLKEAFKMSIYAMKAHKMRTLLTMLGIIIGIASVVSVVGLGQGSQQKILADINQLGTNTITVIDGYPFGDPRRRFGYDNLTNSDAQAVAAQPYAKSVSPQVDSSVTARYKNIETTASVNGVGKDYLLVTGEKLAMGQSFTAQSIDALTQDIILDYNAYQTFFEGKGNPIGQVIMVGKVPGQVIGVLAKKETNFGRQTNTPQLYMPYTSVMRRILGTSYLDRFVVLIDEDTPSDVAENAIKELITARHGTDDFNIMNTDSIRQTVESTTKTMTLLISSIAIISLIVGGIGVMNIMLVSVTERTSEIGVRMAVGARQSDIMQQFLIEAVLVCVLGGALGVATAFGIGGLINHFGGQNFGVVYSPLSIISAFVCSTLIGVIFGFLPAKNAAKLNPVDALNRN, translated from the coding sequence ATGACAAGCATTGTACCCAAAAAACCCTTGATACAGTTAAGCAACCTAACTCGTGATTTTCAGGCAGGCGAAAGCAGTGTGCGGATTTTGCATAGCATTGATTTGACGCTGTATCAAGGCGAAATGGTCGCCATCATCGGTCAGTCAGGTTCTGGCAAATCCACCTTGATGAATATTTTGGGCTGTTTGGATAAAGCCAGCAGCGGTAGCTATCACATCTACGGTCGCCCTGTTGATCACATGGATGCTCAAGAGCTTGCCAAACTTCGCCGTGAGCATTTTGGTTTTATCTTTCAGCGATATCATCTGCTTGGCGACATCAATGCCAAAGACAATGTCATCATTCCAGCCGTCTATGCTGGCATGGATAAAACATACCGAGAACAACGAGCTGGCGACTTGCTAGACAGCTTGGGATTGGGCGACAAACAAAACAATCGCCCAAACCAGCTTTCTGGTGGTCAGCAGCAGCGTGTCTCCATCGCTCGTGCCTTGATGAATGGTGGCGACATCATTTTGGCAGACGAACCCACAGGGGCATTAGACAGTCGTTCTGGCATTGAGGTGATGAATATTTTGCATGGTCTAAAAGAGGCGGGTCACACCATCATTATGGTCACTCACGACCCAAAACTTGCCGCCCAAGCTCAGCGAGTCATTGAGCTAAAAGACGGTCATATCATCGCTGATTATTATACCCAGCATCTGACCGATGACACCAAGCCTGTCACGCTTGCCAACACCACCAAACATGACAACAAGAACACTCTGTTTGGTTTTTTTGACCGTCTCAAAGAAGCGTTTAAGATGTCGATTTATGCCATGAAAGCCCATAAAATGCGAACGCTTTTAACCATGCTGGGTATCATCATTGGCATCGCCTCAGTGGTCTCTGTGGTGGGTCTTGGACAAGGTTCACAACAAAAAATTCTCGCTGACATCAACCAATTAGGCACCAACACCATCACCGTCATTGACGGCTATCCTTTTGGCGACCCACGCCGTCGTTTTGGCTACGACAATCTGACCAATAGTGATGCCCAAGCGGTTGCCGCACAGCCTTATGCCAAAAGCGTCAGCCCACAAGTAGATAGCTCTGTCACCGCTCGCTACAAAAATATCGAGACCACCGCCAGCGTCAATGGCGTGGGCAAAGACTATCTACTGGTTACAGGCGAAAAATTAGCCATGGGGCAAAGCTTTACCGCTCAAAGTATTGATGCCTTAACCCAAGACATCATTCTTGATTATAACGCCTATCAGACTTTTTTTGAGGGCAAAGGCAATCCCATCGGTCAAGTCATTATGGTTGGCAAAGTGCCAGGACAAGTCATTGGTGTGCTTGCCAAAAAGGAAACCAATTTTGGTCGGCAAACCAACACACCTCAGCTTTATATGCCCTACACCAGCGTCATGCGTCGCATCTTGGGGACGAGTTATTTAGATAGATTTGTGGTGCTGATTGATGAAGACACCCCCTCTGATGTTGCCGAAAATGCCATCAAAGAACTGATAACCGCACGGCATGGCACAGATGATTTTAACATCATGAATACCGACTCCATTCGCCAAACTGTGGAGTCCACCACCAAAACCATGACCCTGCTCATCTCATCCATCGCCATCATCTCGCTCATTGTTGGCGGTATTGGTGTGATGAACATCATGCTGGTCTCAGTCACTGAACGCACCAGTGAAATCGGTGTGCGTATGGCGGTCGGTGCTAGACAATCAGACATCATGCAGCAGTTTTTGATAGAAGCGGTGCTGGTGTGTGTCTTAGGTGGGGCATTGGGCGTGGCGACTGCGTTTGGTATTGGTGGTCTCATCAATCATTTTGGCGGTCAAAATTTTGGCGTGGTGTACTCGCCACTATCCATCATCTCTGCTTTTGTTTGCTCCACGCTGATTGGTGTTATTTTTGGATTTTTACCTGCCAAAAATGCTGCTAAACTCAATCCTGTGGACGCTCTTAATCGCAATTAA